A region of Neovison vison isolate M4711 chromosome 7, ASM_NN_V1, whole genome shotgun sequence DNA encodes the following proteins:
- the MRGPRG gene encoding mas-related G-protein coupled receptor member G, translated as MFGLWRTINNVLFYLTLAVGLAGLLGNGLVLWHLGLHIKKGPLSLYLLHLAAADFLFLGCQVGLSAAQAALGTQDSLYFVVPFLGFSAGLWLLAAFTTERCLSHLFPACYRGRRPRHTSAVVCGLIWALTPPAVLLPAHACGLLGARTRPGTCLRYHAASVTWLLSLVCGACGAGLVLFVWGGCCSQRPRPQFFGVTLGSVLLLLLCGLPLVFCWSLRPLLGFLLPLFLPLATLLACVHGSARPLLHFMSGRQPGPRQPLRAVLQRALGEQAPLEAGGLSLPMGLL; from the coding sequence ATGTTCGGGCTCTGGAGAACCATCAACAATGTGCTCTTCTACCTCACCCTGGCCGTGGGCCTCGCAGGCCTGCTGGGCAACGGGCTGGTCCTCTGGCACCTGGGCCTGCACATCAAGAAGGGCCCCTTGTCCCTGTACCTGCTCCACCTGGCGGCCGCCGACTTCCTGTTCCTCGGCTGCCAGGTGGGCCTCTCCGCGGCCCAGGCCGCCCTGGGCACCCAGGACAGCCTCTACTTTGTGGTCCCCTTCCTGGGCTTCTCCGCGGGCCTCTGGCTGCTGGCGGCCTTCACCACCGAGCGCTGCCTCTCCCACCTCTTCCCGGCCTGCTACCGAGGCCGCCGGCCCAGGCACACCTCCGCGGTGGTCTGCGGCCTCATCTGGGCCCTGACGCCGCCCGCAGTGCTGCTGCCGGCCCACGCCTGCGGCCTGCTGGGGGCCCGCACGCGCCCGGGGACCTGCCTGCGGTACCACGCGGCCAGCGTCACGTGGCTGCTGTCCCTGGTGTGCGGGGCCTGCGGGGCCGGCCTGGTGCTCTTCGTCTGGGGGGGCTGCTGCTCCCAGCGCCCGCGGCCCCAGTTCTTCGGGGTCACGCTGGGCTCcgtgctcctgctcctgctctgcgGCCTGCCCCTGGTCTTCTGCTGGAGCCTGCGGCCGCTGCTCGGCTTCCTGCTGCCACTCTTCCTCCCGCTGGCCACGCTGCTGGCCTGCGTCCACGGCAGCGCCAGGCCGCTCCTCCACTTCATGTCCGGCCGCCAGCCGGGGCCCCGGCAGCCGCTGCGGGCCGTGCTCCAGCGGGCCCTGGGGGAGCAGGCCCCGCTGGAGGCCGGGGGGCTGTCCCTGCCCATGGGCCTCCTGTAG